The Streptomyces sp. V4I8 genome includes the window AGCGCATCGACGGCGCCGACTTCTATGACGAGAAGCAGTTCCGCGACTTCTACACGTGGTTCCAGAACGAGAAGCAGAGCAAGGTCCTCAAGGCCGACCCCGAGCTGTACGAGCTCGACCCGGAGTCCGTCGTCTCCATCAACAAGGCCGCCCAGCTGCTGGGCTTCCAGGGTCCCTCGACGATCCGCAAGTACGTGAAGGACAACCCCGGCTACTTCCCGGACTCCGTCGGCGAGGTCGAGGGCCCGACCGGCCGGATGATCCCCGGCTTCTGCGTCGGCGACCTGCAGGACTTCGACCGGAAGCGCACTGGGGACAAGCTCGGCAAGGCCGGCCGCCGTACCGGGCCGCAGGAGGAGGCGCCCGTGGGCCGGCCTTCGGCCCTCGAGGAGGTTCTCGCGGCCGAGCTGAGCGCCCGTGCCGAGGGTGAGCCGCTCACCGCCACGCAGCTCGCCGAGCAGTTCGCCGCCGAGGCGATCGATCGCGACGGCTACCACCCGGGTCTGGCCGCGGAGCTCAGCGTGCAGTACGGCGGTCCGCAGAGGTCCTGGGAGTACGTCGTACGCAACACCCTCGCGCATCGCCCCGCGGCCGCGCTGACCCGATCGGAAGCCGACCGGCGCGCCAGCATCGCCCTGGCCGCCCTGCGCGAGCGCGGCGACGTCCGGGGGCTCGCCGCCTCTCTCGCCCGCGAGCACGGAGGCAGCCGCGACGTCTGGGAGCGCGCTGTGAAAGCAGCACGCAGGCTCACCGACCCCACCACCTGACCGCCCCACCCCGCGAAGGACAATCCAGATGCCCACCAGCTACCAGCTCCGTGACACCGCCACCCGGCAGCTCCTCGCCCGGGACCTGGCCGACTACCCCGCGGCCGAAGCCGCCCTCGACCGCATCGACGACCAACTGGAAGAAGACCTGCAACGCAACGGCGAAGGCGCCGGACGCATCCGGCTGCGCCTCGACGTCGAGAAGGTCACCGACGGCGTCGCCGAGTCCGTCGGCCACCACGTGCTCCTCCTCGGCGTCGACGACTGCACCGACCCGCTTCCCGCGCTGTAGCCGACGGAGCTTGCCCATGACCCGCGATACGCAGCCCGGAACGCCGGTGCCTCGCTCCCACACGCTGCGTCGCGCCGCCGCACGGCTCCGGCGGGAGTCCTCCGACCGCCGGCAGGACGAAGCCCGTGCCCGCGGGCCGTCGGCTCTGCCGTGGAAGAGCTCCTGGGCCGGTACCACGCACGCCCTTTGTCGTACGCGCAGATGAACAAGACCGCCGCGGTCAGCGCGCGCATCCCGATCGCCGCGGACCCGATGCTCGGCTCCGCCTTGGTACGGGAGCGCTACAGCAACAACTTCTGCGCCGGTCTCCCGCTGGAGCCGGAGCAGCAGTGCGTGGCGGGAGCAGTCCTCGCGTCAGGCGCTGAAGCGGGCACCTACAAGATTGCCGCAGTGGCCACGGCCACCCTCCGGTGCGCTGAACGTCACGAGCCATCCGTGCGAGATGGTGGACGACTGGCAGGGTCCGCCGCCAAAGCCGCAGAAACCGGTGTCGATCGTCGGCACGAGCCCGGCGGGGGGCGAAGCGCTCCTCACCACGAGCATCACAGTCCCGGGCACCCGCCCCAACCCCAACCCTGACACCTCCCCCGTCAGTCCACCCACGCCGGACGAACCACCCGCCCCCGACAGTCCACCCGAGCCGGATAGTCCGCCGGAGCCGGATAGTCCGCCGGAGCCGGACAGTCCGCCTGAACCCGACAGCCCGCCCCAGCCGGACGAACCGCCCTCGGCGGAGCTGGAATGACAGCCGAGGACACTCCGCCGCCCGAACTCGCCGGTCATGAGGCCGTCTCGGCCCGTGTCCGGCGGATCGCGGAGGCGTTGGGTCCGGCGACGCTGGCGACCGCGCTGCTGATCTACTTCGGTTATGTCGCCACCCGCGCCCGGTACGACTCCTTCGGCGTACCGGCGGACATGACCGGTCGGTCCAACCAGGACATGATGTTGGACGGACTAGAGGTCGTCTTCGTCCCGGCGGCAATGATCTTCCTGGGCGTGCTCCTGCTTGTGGGAATCCATTCCCATACCCTGTGGCTGCTCTCCCGGGAGACGACGGACAGCGCGTCCGACGTGAAGACCTACCTCGCGTACGGCTTCATCCTCATCGGCGTCCTGCTGATCGCCAGGGCGCTCATCGGCATCTTCGTCTAAGCGCCTAAGACCAGCGTGGTCATCGGCGCCACTCCGCTCGCCCTGGCATTCGGCCCGGCGGCGGTCGCGTACGGCGTCTGGATCGAGGGGCAGCGGCGCGGGCGTCCCCTGGTGCCGCAGCACGTGGCCAGGAACGGAGTGATGTGCGCCATCGCCCTGGGCGTCGCCGGCCTGTTCTGGGCGTCCACGCAGCTGGCCTGGGCGTACGGCACGGGCCGGGGTGAGGAGGACGCGGCCGGACTCGGCGACCGCCCCGAAGTCGTCGTCGACACCAGGGAACCGCTGGACGACCTTCCCTCGGGCGTAACCGCGACCCGTCTCGGCACGAGTGGGGACAGCGCGATGTACCGCCACCATTACCACGGTTTCCGGTTGCTGCTGGCGTCCGGCGGACGGCTGTTCCTGGTGTCGCCAGGCTGGCAGCACGGCCGGGACCAGACGATCGTGCTGCCCTACGGGAAGGACATCCGAGTTCGGCTCGTACCGCAGCCCTGAGTCCGCCAGGGGTCATGCCATCCGCGGCTGGGCCCGCTCATCATCCCCTACGGTCGACCGCGATCTCCTGCAACCGCGCCAGCCGCTCCCGACTCGCATCGTCCGCCGGTACGTACAACCATTCGAGGCCCCACATCCGCGCTCAAGCACGGGTCCACGTGCTCGACCATGACCCAGCCCACATGAACGGTTGAGGAACTCCGTCCTCTCTGTACGGTGAGCAACCGCCTCATGGCGGTTCCACACCCCGCAGAACTCAGCGAGTCATTGTCAAGAGTTGTGGATCGAGTGACGTGCGATCCAGCCGGTCATCCCTCGTCCAGGCACAGGCAGAAGGGGTGTCCGGCCGGGTCGAAGAGCACCCGGACGCTCTCCTGCGGCTGGAACTCCGCCAGCGTGGCGCCCAGGGCCACCGCCTCGGCGACCGCCGAATCCAGATCGCCGACCTGGAAGTCGAAGTGCATCATCGGGCGCTGTTCGCCCTCGATCGGAGGCCACACCGGAGCCCGATAGGCGTCCGCCTGCTGGAACACGAAGAATGGCCCTTTCGGGGAGGCGGCGACGATGGCCGTGCCCGGCTCCTCGTGCCCGATGTGCCAACCGAGGAGTTCGGCGTAAAACTTCGCCAGGCCGCTGGGGTCCGGGGCCTCGATCGCAGTTCCCCACCACATACCACCGGTTCGAGATCTCATTCCGGCAGCCTGCCTCATGATCCCGTGCTTGTCGTGCGTGAAGGGTGATCAGGCTGCGGTGGCCTCAGGGCGTTCGACGAGGTGACCGTTCTTGAAGCGGGCGCCGTTGCGGACAAGAGCGACGAGGTGGGGTGCGGTGATCGCGCGCCAGCGGGCCTGGGCGGACTCGGCCAGCTTGAACACCATGGCCAGGGCCGCGACCGCGCTGCCGGCCCCGCGGGTGACCTTGGTCCGGAGTTTCACGGTGCTGAAAGTACTCTCGATCGGATTTGTCGTGCGCAGATGCACCCAGTGCTCAGCAGGGAAGTCGTAGAACGCGAGGAGTTCGTCAACCTCGCCGATGATCTTCTTCACCGCCTTCGGCCACTTCGCGCCGTAGACACCCTCGAAGTCACGGACGGCCTTCTCCGCGTGGTCGCGGTCCTCGGCGTTGTAGATCTCCTGGAGGGCCTTCTTCGCGCCGGGCTGGGCCGACTTCGGCAGGGCGTTGATCACGTTGCGGGTTTTGTGAACCCAACACCTTTGGTGCCTGGCCTGCGGAAACACCTCCGCGAGGGCCCGCCAGAGGCCCATCGCGCCGTCACCGACGACGAGTTCGGGATCTCGCATGCCGCGCCGACGGCAGTCACGCAGCACATCCGCCCAGGACTCGGTCGACTCGCGCAGCCCCTCGGCGAGGGCGATGAGTTCCTTGCTGCCGTCCGTGCGCACGCCCATGAGGACCAGGACGCAGGAGTGCACCTGGCCGAGGCGGACCTTGGGGTGGACGCCGTCGGCCCACACGTAGACATAGTCGGATTCCGACAGGTCGCGGGCCTGGAAGGCGGTGTGGTCGTCCTGCCACTGCTTCGTCAGCCGAGTGATCGTTGCCGGGGAGAGCCCCGCCGCCGAGCCGAGGAACTGTTCCATCGCAGGGACGAAGTCGCCGGAGGACAGTCCGTGCAAGTAGAGCAGAGGGAGGACCTCGCCGACTTTCGGGGATTTCCGGCACCAGGGCGCGAGTATTTTCGACGAGAACCGCTTGCGCTCACCCGTCGCCTCGTCCACGCGCTTGTCGTTTACGCGCGGCGCCTTCACCATGACCGGCCCGGCGGCTGTGGTCACGGTCCGCTCTCGGTGGTGTCCGTTGCGGACGACCAGACGGCGGCCAGCCTGGTCGCGCTCGCCTGCCAACTCGGCTATGTACTGGTTGACCTCGGCCTCCAGGGCCGCGGCGAGCATCCGCCTCGCGCCCTCGCGGACGATGCCGTCGATCAGGGAACCGGTCTCGGTGGTGCCGTCCTCGTTAACTACGCTCAGCACGGGCGTGCCTTCCCGACCCGCGCTGCAACGCGGGCCTGCTCGATGACCTCGAGTCGATCACTCGGGAAGGTACGCCCTCTGCATCACACGAGGCACCCCACCCGAGGTCGATCCACAAGTCCTGAGCATGGCTCGAACTCAGCAAGTCGGCTGCACACCAGTCCGTGGAACACTGCCGCTTCGTCAGTGCGGCGGCGCCGAACCGGCCGGTGGTGTCCTCCAGGTCCGCCCTGAGGGTGCCGGTGGCGCGGGACGGCGGCGACCAGCGTATGAACAGTCTCTGACAACGGCCCTCGCTGCCTTTGGCCGTCACCGCGCCAAGGGGAGGGGCTTAGGCCTGGTGGATAAGCGGGGACAGC containing:
- a CDS encoding IS256 family transposase, producing the protein MLSVVNEDGTTETGSLIDGIVREGARRMLAAALEAEVNQYIAELAGERDQAGRRLVVRNGHHRERTVTTAAGPVMVKAPRVNDKRVDEATGERKRFSSKILAPWCRKSPKVGEVLPLLYLHGLSSGDFVPAMEQFLGSAAGLSPATITRLTKQWQDDHTAFQARDLSESDYVYVWADGVHPKVRLGQVHSCVLVLMGVRTDGSKELIALAEGLRESTESWADVLRDCRRRGMRDPELVVGDGAMGLWRALAEVFPQARHQRCWVHKTRNVINALPKSAQPGAKKALQEIYNAEDRDHAEKAVRDFEGVYGAKWPKAVKKIIGEVDELLAFYDFPAEHWVHLRTTNPIESTFSTVKLRTKVTRGAGSAVAALAMVFKLAESAQARWRAITAPHLVALVRNGARFKNGHLVERPEATAA
- a CDS encoding VOC family protein — its product is MRSRTGGMWWGTAIEAPDPSGLAKFYAELLGWHIGHEEPGTAIVAASPKGPFFVFQQADAYRAPVWPPIEGEQRPMMHFDFQVGDLDSAVAEAVALGATLAEFQPQESVRVLFDPAGHPFCLCLDEG